One Vibrio neonatus genomic window carries:
- a CDS encoding polysaccharide lyase family 7 protein: MMLKTKQKYITAVVAAALSVGVLPAVHAATVFIENASFESSFDGWSDTDPSAISGDARTGSRSAKITGSAGKVEQVLTVEPNTTYLLSAYVKGLGEIGAVVDGQTYSNTGGGDDFQQVSLSFNSGSATSVTIFGGYGGDEGRLDDFTLESTEDGGDSGTTPDPDPDTDDGSDSDSGDGDSGSVGGTCSVDNSGQLSIVSAYDDGTNDGHGPENTYDNNTTDESRWSSNGIGKAITFDLGSQASVTDLAIQWYKGNARSSYFDVETSTDNSNWTTVLSGGISSGADSGFEDIDVADTEARYVRIIGSGNSAGSEWNSIIETQVYGCDGSESDSGSDSGSGDSDSGSGDSDADSGSGDSGSGDSGSGGEIVGSCNIDMSIWGYTTGDGVSMNDVEDIQDLVDNKTLGSNGAEEIIFNDGCVTFTVKNDAASSGGSSYPRSELRELMARYSDGGDANVKGITKNNWVTSEASSSNQSDAGGVDGNMKATLVVNQVSVDATSEDQIGRIIVGQIHGEDHEPVKIYYRKLPEHDKGSVFFTVDDSSGDPGDRINIIGFTDKNDTDQDASGDPVEPENGIALGDEWSYEIDLTGDQLKVTVWHDGYTYTTADSIAYTKTRSKQTIRNSSDTDAITISDFYASDYMYFKAGLYNQNRTGTEYPDYASVTFTVIDVTHD, translated from the coding sequence ATGATGCTTAAGACAAAACAGAAATATATTACTGCAGTTGTCGCTGCAGCCTTGTCGGTCGGGGTTCTGCCGGCTGTACATGCGGCAACAGTCTTCATTGAAAATGCCAGTTTTGAAAGCAGTTTTGACGGTTGGTCTGATACCGACCCTTCAGCAATTTCAGGGGATGCTCGCACAGGTTCGCGTTCAGCGAAAATTACTGGCTCAGCAGGTAAAGTTGAGCAAGTGTTAACGGTTGAACCAAATACTACTTATTTATTAAGTGCTTATGTTAAAGGTTTGGGTGAGATTGGCGCTGTTGTTGATGGTCAAACATACAGCAATACTGGGGGTGGGGATGACTTCCAGCAGGTTAGCCTTTCGTTCAATTCTGGCTCTGCAACGTCAGTAACTATCTTTGGTGGCTATGGTGGGGATGAAGGTCGCCTAGATGACTTTACCCTAGAAAGCACGGAAGATGGTGGTGACTCTGGTACAACTCCAGACCCAGATCCGGACACTGATGATGGCTCTGACAGTGACTCTGGCGATGGCGATTCTGGTAGCGTAGGCGGTACTTGTAGCGTAGATAATAGTGGTCAATTAAGCATTGTTAGTGCTTATGATGATGGCACGAATGATGGTCATGGACCTGAAAACACGTACGATAATAATACAACAGATGAGTCTCGTTGGTCTTCTAACGGCATCGGAAAAGCCATTACATTTGACTTAGGCTCTCAAGCTTCAGTTACTGATTTAGCGATTCAATGGTACAAAGGTAACGCTCGTAGCTCTTATTTTGATGTGGAAACATCAACAGATAACAGTAACTGGACAACCGTACTTTCTGGTGGCATTTCATCAGGTGCAGATTCTGGTTTCGAAGATATTGATGTAGCAGACACCGAAGCTCGTTATGTTCGTATTATCGGCTCTGGTAACTCTGCAGGTTCTGAGTGGAACAGCATCATTGAAACGCAAGTTTATGGCTGTGACGGTAGTGAATCAGATTCTGGTTCTGACAGCGGTTCTGGCGATTCTGATTCAGGCTCGGGTGACTCAGATGCAGATTCTGGCTCAGGTGATTCAGGTTCAGGTGACTCTGGTTCAGGCGGTGAGATTGTCGGTAGCTGTAATATTGATATGTCGATTTGGGGTTACACCACCGGTGATGGTGTATCAATGAATGATGTTGAAGATATTCAAGACCTTGTGGATAACAAAACTCTTGGCTCTAACGGCGCTGAAGAAATTATCTTTAATGATGGTTGTGTAACCTTCACTGTTAAAAACGACGCAGCAAGTTCAGGTGGCTCTAGCTACCCTCGTTCAGAACTGCGCGAGCTAATGGCAAGATACTCAGACGGCGGTGACGCTAATGTTAAAGGCATCACTAAAAACAACTGGGTAACAAGTGAAGCATCATCTTCTAACCAGTCAGATGCTGGTGGTGTTGACGGCAACATGAAAGCTACGCTAGTGGTAAACCAAGTTTCTGTGGATGCAACAAGCGAAGATCAAATTGGTCGTATCATTGTAGGTCAGATTCATGGTGAAGATCATGAACCAGTGAAGATCTACTACCGTAAACTACCTGAGCACGACAAAGGCTCTGTATTCTTTACTGTAGATGACTCTAGCGGTGACCCAGGTGACCGTATCAACATTATCGGTTTTACTGATAAAAACGATACAGATCAAGACGCAAGTGGTGACCCAGTTGAACCTGAAAATGGTATCGCACTAGGTGATGAGTGGAGCTATGAAATTGACCTAACTGGCGACCAACTAAAAGTGACAGTTTGGCATGACGGCTACACTTACACGACAGCGGATTCAATCGCTTACACCAAAACACGTTCTAAGCAAACCATCCGTAACTCAAGTGATACAGACGCAATCACAATCTCTGACTTCTATGCTTCAGATTATATGTACTTTAAAGCAGGCCTATATAATCAGAACAGAACAGGTACAGAATACCCTGATTACGCATCTGTAACCTTCACTGTAATTGACGTTACTCATGACTAG
- a CDS encoding glycerate kinase, with protein sequence MKIVIAPDSFKESLSAKEVCQCIELGFKEVFPTAQYCHLPLADGGEGTVEVLIDALQGEVRHSWVSDPLGRQVCAKWALLEQGKTALIEVASASGLDLITPEERNPAVTSTYGTGEIIKEALDLGVSKILLGLGGSATNDAGAGIIHALGGKLLDAEGQLLPAGGLALSKVHTIDLSSVHARCKQVPIILACDVSNPLVGDKGASYVFAPQKGADSLLVESLDEAIFHFSTKSFNLTGIKHFNSSGFGAAGGVPMGLSLLFPMLTLKQGIEVVLDLLDADKILENADLVITGEGKMDNQTLSGKAPFGIANRAENKGIPVIGIAGSLGHEIDELYSSFNCIFGTIPSPQTLSQVLEKADENLIRSSRNIAALLKLGQQI encoded by the coding sequence ATGAAAATTGTTATTGCCCCTGATTCATTTAAAGAGTCGCTATCGGCTAAAGAGGTGTGTCAGTGTATTGAGCTTGGTTTTAAGGAAGTCTTTCCGACAGCGCAATATTGCCACCTTCCTCTTGCCGATGGTGGAGAGGGGACGGTTGAGGTGTTAATCGATGCACTGCAAGGAGAGGTTAGGCACTCTTGGGTAAGTGATCCTCTTGGCCGACAAGTGTGTGCTAAATGGGCACTGTTAGAGCAAGGCAAAACCGCTTTGATTGAAGTGGCTTCCGCATCTGGGCTAGATCTTATTACGCCTGAAGAAAGAAACCCAGCCGTGACAAGTACTTATGGTACCGGTGAGATCATAAAAGAAGCACTGGATCTGGGCGTATCTAAAATCTTGCTAGGGTTAGGTGGTAGTGCGACCAACGATGCTGGCGCTGGAATTATTCATGCGTTAGGCGGTAAATTATTGGACGCCGAAGGTCAGTTGCTACCTGCTGGTGGCTTGGCCTTATCAAAGGTACACACGATTGATTTATCAAGCGTGCATGCACGTTGTAAGCAAGTGCCGATTATTCTAGCTTGTGATGTGAGTAACCCTTTGGTGGGGGATAAAGGGGCAAGTTATGTATTTGCTCCACAGAAAGGAGCGGATTCGTTATTAGTGGAATCTCTAGATGAGGCCATATTTCATTTTTCGACCAAGAGTTTTAATTTAACGGGGATTAAGCACTTTAATTCTTCAGGTTTCGGCGCTGCAGGTGGCGTTCCTATGGGGCTCTCATTGCTATTTCCTATGTTGACCCTTAAACAAGGAATAGAGGTTGTTTTAGATTTATTAGATGCCGATAAAATACTTGAAAACGCCGATCTAGTAATAACCGGCGAAGGGAAAATGGATAATCAAACCCTTAGTGGAAAAGCCCCTTTTGGCATTGCAAATAGAGCCGAAAATAAAGGTATTCCTGTTATTGGAATAGCAGGTTCTCTTGGTCATGAAATAGATGAGCTTTATAGCAGTTTTAACTGTATTTTTGGCACTATCCCATCACCACAAACACTTTCTCAAGTGCTAGAAAAAGCTGATGAAAACCTTATTCGCTCCTCGCGAAATATTGCGGCGTTACTGAAACTTGGACAGCAAATTTAA
- a CDS encoding fumarylacetoacetate hydrolase family protein produces the protein MKWIGILFLIVFSTASFANTESFIRFEYQGITQYGKLENNKVYPIVGDIFTRYKTSENALPIAKINMKLPTTPEKVFAVGMNFASHLSSPSSAPPPLFLKLPSSLILSGEPVFAPKGATNLHFEGELVLIIGKTAKNVSIDEAKNYIWGVTVGNDLTERSWQGQDLQWMRAKASDGFGPIAATMTRGVNFNDVLLTTRLNGKVVQQESTKNMIHSPEKVVSYLSQYFTLKPGDLIFMGTPGRTKALNNKDVVSVSIEGVGEVENPILFAY, from the coding sequence ATGAAATGGATAGGCATACTTTTTTTAATTGTATTTTCAACAGCTTCCTTTGCGAATACTGAGAGTTTTATACGCTTTGAGTATCAAGGCATTACTCAGTACGGAAAACTAGAGAATAATAAGGTTTACCCTATTGTGGGTGATATTTTTACTCGATATAAAACCTCAGAAAACGCTCTACCGATAGCCAAAATTAATATGAAATTACCAACGACCCCAGAGAAAGTTTTTGCGGTAGGGATGAATTTCGCCAGTCATCTTAGTTCACCATCCTCTGCACCTCCGCCATTATTCTTAAAATTACCTTCTTCTTTGATTCTTTCTGGTGAGCCTGTATTCGCTCCCAAAGGGGCAACTAATCTGCATTTTGAAGGGGAGTTGGTGCTTATTATTGGAAAAACAGCGAAAAATGTTTCGATAGATGAAGCTAAAAATTATATCTGGGGCGTGACAGTAGGAAACGATTTAACTGAGCGTAGTTGGCAAGGTCAAGACCTACAATGGATGCGGGCGAAAGCGAGTGATGGGTTTGGTCCAATAGCTGCAACTATGACTCGAGGTGTCAATTTCAACGATGTACTGCTAACTACTCGTTTAAATGGGAAGGTAGTACAACAAGAGAGCACCAAAAATATGATTCATAGTCCAGAGAAGGTAGTGAGTTATTTGAGTCAATATTTCACTTTAAAACCGGGAGACCTTATTTTTATGGGAACACCAGGCAGAACCAAAGCATTAAATAATAAGGATGTCGTTTCTGTTTCTATAGAAGGGGTGGGTGAGGTAGAAAACCCGATATTGTTTGCTTATTGA